The sequence CACAACCTCCAACTGCACCTGCTCGGTGTCGCTGTGCTGTTTCTTCCACCACTTGTAGCCCTGGTGATCCATCAACTCACCGCATTCAATCCATACGGCGCGATACCACTCATAGCCCTGCTCAGTCCATTGCGGATGGACGCGCTGATTCATGCGGTCCTGCATGCCAAGCATGGTAGTAAAGGCTGATAACAAGGCTTGGTTCGACACCGTCTTCTCCCGTGATTCGCAAAGCCTGTCATCATAAAACAAAGCTCGCGCGGGTGATACGGCAGGCTAGCTTGCTGAATCGCAGTGGGACATGTCCGTTTCAGCGAGCGCGATGAGCCGGGCAAGCGCGTCGGGACTAAAGTTTTCCCGCTCGTCGCTTTCCACGCGGCTTAAGATTACCGCAGGAATCTGAGCGGCAAAATTGGCGGCATAGACCAGTCGCCGGGGTTGAGACCAGACCATAATATTTGAGCTGGGGCCGTGAAGCGTGTAGCGCTGGCTGCGAATAAGGTTGGGCTTCCACATGCGTCAGACAGTCCTCATGCGCAACGGCGAATGCGTAATGGATCGAGGCCGACGCGCAAGCTGCGACCGCAGGCGAAATCCACCAATGGCAGGCTTCGCTCAGTCAGCAAGATCGCGGCAACCGCCTCGGGAAGGTTAGGCAGGCAAAGCATTTCACGGGGCGATTCGGCCTGAGGGAAACTAACGAGCAGATCGTAACGCGCTTGCTTGCGCTCATCGCGACTCTCGCACAGCTCGTAATGAACATCATCGATATTGCGGGGAAAAGCATGGTCAACGGCGAGATGGCTCACCGTGCCATCATCGTTATAGCCGATCAAATAACTGGCGATTAACATACCCGGCCCCTGACTCATTTCCAATGCAGAGATTATCGCCAGCAGGCCGCCGAACCACTATCCGTTGAACTACCTAGCAACGCATCGCAAGGCCGGTACTATTGCCTAAACTCTCTGCTATTCAAGGGCTTGGCGCTCGGATCACTGCTCCGCCAAGGATTGATATCCAGACCGCCGCGCCGCAGGTAGCGGGCGTAAACGGTCAGCGATTCCGGCTGACATTGTCGCCAGATATCGCAAAAAATCTGTTCCACACATTGCTCGTGGAAATCGTTCTGTTGGCGAAATGACACCAGATAGCGCAACAACGCCGCCTCATCCAATCTCGGGCCGTCACAGCAAATATGCACACTCGCCCAATCGGGTTGCCCGGTCACCGGACAACGTGAGCGCAGCAAGTGGCTGTAATAACTCTGCGCCAACTGACGGTCGTCGTGGCAAGCCAGCAGCGCGGCGTCCGGTTGATAATCGCGCATTTCAATGTCCTGCTCATCCAGACACTGCCCCCGCATAGCATCAATACCGAGCCCGCCGGGCCATGCCGCGGGACGATGTAAAACGACTGTCACCGGCGCACCACAGGCCGCACTCAAGTCGTTCTGCAACGTTTTCTGTACCGCATCAGTACTCGCCCAGCGTCCCTGATTAAAGGAATTCAGATACAGCTTGAAGGACTTGGACTCAATGATATTCGGCGAATCCGCCGGGAAGTGGAACTCCCCGCAGGCCACCAGAGGCTTGCCCCGCTCATTCAACCAGGACATTTCATAGGCATTCCAGATATCCACGCCCGCAAAGGGAAGATCGCCCTGAACGTTCAGGCGTGAGCGACCGTCAAGACGGGGAATCGGGTGCAAAACGTCAGGCGAATACTGCTCGGGATACTCAACCTGACTACCCAGGGGGCCGTGAAGACTCATTGCCGACTCCTCACTGACGCAGGCGCTTGCCGCTGTTGAGCAAGTGCATGCAATAGGCGTATGCCAGCAAGGTGAATACCGCGACCATCAAAAAGGCCGTGCCAACATTGACATCAGAGACCCCCAGCACGCCATAGCGGAAGGCATTGACGATATAGAGCATCGGATTCAGGCGCGACACCCCTGCCCAAAAGTCTGGCAGTAGATCTACCGAATAAAACACGCCACCGAGATAGGTCAGCGGCGTGAGGACAAACACCGGCACGATCGAGACGTCGTCGAAATTATTGGCATAGACCGCATTGATAAAGCCCGCCAGCGAGAACATTACCGAGGTCATCAGCACAATACCCACGGTCACCCACAAGTGATGGATGTGCATCTTGGTGAAAAACAGCGACAGCAATGTGACGATCAGCCCCACCAGCAAACCGCGCGCTACGCCGCCGAGCACATAGCCCCAGAGCACAGTATTGTTGGACATGGGCGACACCAAAATCTCTTCGACAAAACGCTGGAACTTGGCTGCAAAAAACGACGACACCACATTGGAATAACTGTTGGTGATCACCGACATCATAATCAGCCCCGGCACCACAAACTGCATGTAGCTGAAGCCACCCATCTCGCCGATACGGCTACCGATAAGCGTGCCGAAAATAATAAAATACAGCGACATGGTGATGGCTGGCGGCAGCAACGTCTGCATCCATATACGCAGGAAACGCCGGATTTCCTTCCGGATGATGGTAAAAAACGCGATCCATTGTTCACGGGCGGTCATACACTTCCCCTCTTGCGCCTTGGCCTAGTTCTTATTGGCCAACAGCGATACAAACAATTCTTCCAGACGGTTGGCCTTATTGCGCATACTCGTCACCTCAATACCTTGCGCAGACAGCGCCGCGAACACCGCATTGAGTGAAGCCCCTTTTTCCACCGCAACTTCCAGCATGTGGTCATCCGTTTTCTGGGTATCAAAGCCCGCCAACTGGATGTCATCCGGCACACTCTGCAGGGTATCCAGCACAAAGGTTTCTCGCTGCAGCTGCTTGAGCAGACTTTTCATCTCGGTGTTTTCGGCGATCTCGCCATGATCGATAATGGCGATGTGGCGGCAAAGGCTCTCCGCCTCCTCCAGATAGTGCGTGGTGAGAATGATGGTCGTGCCCTGCCGGTTGATCTCTTGGAGGAACGTCCACATTGAGCGACGCAGTTCGATATCTACCCCGGCGGTCGGCTCATCAAGAATTAACAGGCGTGGCTGGTGCACCAGGGCACGGGCAATCATCAATCGACGTTTCATGCCCCCTGACAGCATACGCGATGCCGTGTGACGCTTGTCCCACAGGTCGAGCTGCTTCAGGTAGGTCTCCGCGCGCTCGCAGGCGAGGTCTCGGCTAAGGCCGTAGTAGCCCGCCTGATTTACCACGATGTCCCACACAGTTTCAAAATTGGAGAAATTGAATTCCTGCGGAACTACGCCGATCTCTTTTTTGGCCAGCGCCAGCTCGCTATCAATCGAGTGCCCAAACACTTCAACACTGCCCGCGGTTTTCTTTACCAGCGAACAGATGATACCGATGGTGGTGGATTTACCGGCCCCGTTGGGGCCTAACAACGCAAAGAAGTCTCCCTCCTGAACCTCGAGATCAATGCCTTTCAGTGCTTCGAAGCCATTGTCGTAGACTTTCCGCAATCCCTTTATTTTCAGGGCCTTGCTCATAGTTTCACCCCATTCACAAATTCGCGTGACAAGCCGTCTATTTTGCCACGGCAGACAGATCGAATACACTGGCGCGCTTCAGTTACCGGTAGGGAGCCAGCGTGAACAGCCGATCGCATTATTTTCTGAATCTTGTTGAACAACTTGCCAGACAGTGCAAAAACGGCCTGCCCGGCCATGGCGGGCACAGTGAGGACGCCATCAGCAACACCATCGACACCGTGGAACAGTTGACGAGCCGAATGGCGCAGGGCGAGGACAGCGCAGCCCAGGGCCAGGCTCTGATCAGTCAGATCATTGCCCACTTTCCCGACATTGCCGCCATCATGCACCGCGATCTGCTGTGGTGCTTCGGTGGCGACTGCCTGCACTTTCTCAGCGACGACGAGCTTGCCCGCTATCAGCAACTCGAGGAACGGTACTATGAGGACTGCGGCGCCGAGGATTCGGCAGAAACGGGCCTGTATCGCGATCTGCGGGCAAAGGTGTTTGGCATGCACTGAGTCCGCCACGCGGACTCCACCTCAGCCGCGCCTTATTCGGGACGAAAAAAAAGCGAAACAGTTGTTTCGCTTTTTTGTTTGGAGCGGGAAACCGGGTTCGAACCGGCGACCTCAACCTTGGCAAGGTTGCGCTCTACCAACTGAGCTATTCCCGCGTAATGCCTTGTGCAGACTAAGAGCAACACATTCAACTCTTGTCTTTACTGCTTTGATATTTAAGCAGTTTTTATAAATCGGCGCGAATTCTAAAACCCGTCCAATTTACTGTCAAGCATTGCTTCGCCTCAATGCCTGTTTGAATATTTGCGCTGAAACTCAGCCGCCAATACCCAGAAATAATGGCGTCCCCTAGGGGACTCGAACCCCTGTTACTGCCGTGAAAGGGCAGTGTCCTAGGCCACTAGACGAAGGGGACGCAGTCTTTTTTAGAACCCCAAAAAGGGTGCCCGTCAAAAGAGGTGGCAATTTTAGTGGCCGCTTGTGGGGCCGTCAAGGCTATTTTCCAGCTTCCTTCGCTTTTTTTCACCGAAAATGAATGCCTTGCATCTACGGCAAACCGGCAGTGACTAAAGCCTGAACAGATTGACCACAAATTGCACTAAAGAGCTGGCCATTACAGCATTGGCAGACGGGCTTGCGCCCTAGCCAACTCCTCCCGGCATTCAACCATCATGCGCTTGAGAAGCTGCGCACAGCCCGGGATATCGTCAATCAGCCCAGCGACCATACCGGCGGTAATAACGCCACCATTGGCATCACCGGAGAGCAACGCTTCGCGGCCTCGCCCCCCCGCCACAAGGTGGCGGATATCCTCAAAGACACAGCCTCCAGGCTGATTTTCAATGCTGAGTACCTCATTCGACACCACATTGCTGAGCACCCTTGCGGTGTTACGCAGACTCCTGAAGATCAACCGCGTATCGCGTTCACTTGCATTAATCAGAGCCTGCTTAATATTATCGTGAATGGGCGCCTCCAGCGTGGCGCAAAACCGTGTTCCCATGTTTACGCCCTGAGCACCGAGCGCTAACGCTGCCGCCATGCCACGACCATCCGCGATACCGCCCGACGCAATCACCGGAATATCCAGTGCCGCTGCCGCAGCGGGAATCAATACCAACCCCGGCACGTCCTCCTCACCCGGATGGCCTGCGCACTCAAAGCCATCGATGCTGATGGCATCCACCCCCAGTGACTGCGCTTTCAGTGCGTGCCTGACCGCAACACACTTGTGAATCACTGTAATATCCGCCGCCTTGAGGCGTGGCCAGAATTCAATGGCCTCGTTACCTGCGGTTTCGACAATCTGCACACCGCTATCGATAATCGCATCGATATAGTCGCTGTATGGTGGTGGGTTAATCGAGGGAAACAGGGTCATATTGACCCCAAAAGGCTTGTCCGTCATCTCGCGACAACGGGCAATTTCGTCACGCAATGCATCGGGAGTGGGCTGGGTCAGCCCTGTGAGAATACCTAGCCCTCCAGCATTAGACACTGCAGAGGCCAATTCCGCACGCCCGACCCACTGCATCCCCCCCTGAATTATCGGGTAAGCAATGCCCAGCAGCTCGCATACTGCGTTCGCCATAGTGACTCCTCCATAGTTTGAAACAGCGGGACCGTTTTCAGTCTTTGGGGAGCGGTTTCGGACGATCCATTTTGAATAGATCTGTACCGCGGGCATACCAGCCACTGCCGTGAACGCGACCGATCAGGTTCATTGCCGGGGTATCTAAATAGACCTTATCCGGATCGAGGATGAATTCATCCTTTATATGTGTCACCAGAATCTCGCCAATCACAATGGTCTGACGCGGTCCGATTTCCAGCATTTCCAGGCTACGACATTCGAAGCTGACCGGGCTGCTGGCGATACGCTCAGGCGTCACCGCCGTCGATGGCAGGGTTTCGATATTGGCGTACTCCAATTCGTCCAGATCAGCCGGCGCATCAATGCTGGTCATATTCATTTTTTCAGCATCCGCTTCGCAAACCAGGTTAACGACGAACTCGCCAGTTGCGGCGATGTTGCTCGCGGTATTTTTCATCCCGCCACTAGCCGGATCTTTGAGCAAGCCCAACACCACCATCGGCGGTTCATCGCCTACCGCATTGAAAAAGCTGTATGGTGCCGCATTGCGCGTGCCGTCCTCAGACACCGTCGTAATCCAGGCAATTGGCCGCGGAGTAATGGTGGAGTTGAGGATTTTATAGCGCTTGATCAAACTCAATTCGCGCATATCAAAAAGCATGAATAACCACCTTTTGTCTGTTATCAGTCGGTGTAAGCGTATCTATGACGTTGCACGATTACGCATTTTTTTGTTGCTTACGCGCGGCGGCTTCAGCCCGCACCCGGGCGACTTCTTCGCCGGTTTGAGAAAGCGTGCCAAAACTCAGTTCCAAGGCGCTGTGCTGGCTCAGCTCGGAACTTTCTGCGGTATTCAGCAAACGCTTGGCCATTTCGACCGAGTGCCGATTGCCCGCACCAAAGGCCGATGCCATTTCAACCGCCTGCACGGTGGCCTGCCCTGCGGGCGCCAAGCGACTCAGCAGGCCCAGCGACAAGGCCTCCTGGGCGGTAACAACGCGCTCGGAAAATAAAATCTCAGCCGCGCGATAGACGCCCAGTTGCTTACGCAAGAACCAGATAAAACCGCCGTCAGGCACCAGGCCCAAACGCAGGAATGGCGCAGAGAACTTTGCCTCATCCGAAGCAATGATCAGATCACAGGCCAAGGCCAGACTCCAGCCCATGCCGATGGCCCCGCCTTCAACGGCCGCAATAACCGGCACTGGCAGACTGCGAAGGCGATGCATCACCTGTTGACCAAGTTCGAGCCGTGCAGCGGGTGCCAGTGCACCCTCACCTCTGGACGGCGGTGTTTTCAGATCCCCTCCGGCGCAAAAAAAGCCCCCCGCTGCCGCCAATACAACAGCACGCGGGGGACTAGCCTGGGATATTTCGCGAACGGCTGCATCCAGGTCATTCCACAGATCAAACGACACGGCATTTCTTGCCTGCGGACGATTCAGTGTCAGCACAACAACGTCGTGTTCGTTTCTTTCGACGGTGACCTGCGGCGTGTCTGCAGAGGAACTTGCAACCATTTTTATGTCCTTTTTCTTTCTCTTATTGAAGCGCCGAAAGAGGGTCCGACGCCGGAGCCAAAATTGCACTTAAGTGATATCTTGACCCAAAATTAATTCAAATGGATAATGCACTTGAATTCAAAAAAAATCAAACGAATATTGCCCTGAAGAATACTTTTAAACGTAAGGCCAGGGCAACAAAACCCGGTCATCCGGCCACGGCCGATGCCGTCCGCTCACTCGCAAAGGTTAAAACGCTATGACTGCAAGCAACACCGCTGCCCCGGCAAGCCAAACCGCCATTAACAGCGACCTCGCCTCCGCAAAACACTGCCTGGAGCAAGCCCAAAGCGCCGTAAACAAAGCGCTTGGCAGCATAAAATCGCTGTGTAGCACAAGCGGCGAATTTGATAATGCGATCATGGATGACTACCAGCTGGCCAGCTATGACCTGGCGTTCTGCACCGCGGAGCTGAGTGCTGCAGATATCATGCTGAACTACGCCAGCGAAGCCGGCGAACAGGATTCTCTGGCCCCCGAGACCAGCCTCGCCTTCATTGCCGAAGCACTCCACTCCGTGTATTCGCGCCTGATCTCACGCGCGGCAGAACTCAAGCTGAGCCGCAAAGATCTGCTGCAAGCTTTCGGCGAGGACTCACTCAACCAACTACTGGAACGCTATTTGAACGGTTCTGCCGTGGCCGCGCTGGGTGAAGCGATTATGCAGCGCAGCCATGCACGCCTGCCCTCGCTGCTGGACGAAGAGAAGGAAATGGTGAGAGAGGCCTTCTCCCGCTTTGGCGATGATGTGGTTGCCCCACTGGCAGAAGAGATTCATCGTAAAGACTTGGACATTCCCGACAGCATCCTCAAACCTGCCGCCGAACTCGGCTGCTTTGGCACGTCTATCCCCGAGCGTTTTGGCGGCTTGATGCCTGACGATCGCACCGACAGTCTGGGAATGATTGTGGTCACAGAGGAACTGTCACGCGCGTCACTCGGCGCCGCAGGCAGCTTGATCACTCGCCCGGAAATCGCGGCAAAAGCCCTGCTCAGCGGCGGCACCGATGCCCAGCAACAACACTGGCTGCCACGGCTGGCCAGCGGCGAGACCCTGTGCGCGATCTCTATCACCGAACCTAACTTCGGCTCGGATGTGGCCTCGATCTCACTCAAAGCCACCCCGACCGACGGCGGCTGGCTGCTTAACGGCAGCAAGACCTGGTGTACCTTCGCCGGCAAAGCCAACCTGCTGCTCACCCTGGCTCGCAGCAACCCGGATCCCAAGCTGGGCCACAAAGGCCTCAGCCTGTTTCTGGTAGAAAAACCCTCAGACACCGGCCACGAATTCAGCCACCAGCAAGCAAATGGCGGCAAGCTTTCCGGCAAAGCCATCAGCACCATTGGCTACCGCGGCATGCATTCTTTCGACCTGTTTTTTGAAGACTACTTCGTCCCCGCTGACAATCTGATTGGCGGAAAAGACGGCGAAGGCAAGGCGTTCTACTACACCATGGCTGGATTTTCCGGCGGCCGAATTCAAACTGCCGCCCGTGCAACCGGCGTTATGCAAGCGGCCTTCGAGCGCGCGCTGAGCTATGCAGGTGAGCGCAAAGTCTTCGGCAAAGCTATCGGCGAGTACCAGCTAACACGCGTCAAACTGGGCAGAATGCTGGCCACGCTTACGGCATCTCGGCAGTTCAGCTATCAGGTGGCACGCATGATGGACGATGGCAAAGGACAGATGGAAGCCAGCCTGGTGAAACTCTTCAGTTGCCGCGCTGCAGAATGGGTGGCACGGGAAGCCATGCAGATTCACGGCGGCATGGGCTACGCCGAAGAGTCAGCGGTCAGCCGCTATTTTATCGATGCACGTGTGCTGTCAATTTTTGAAGGCGCCGAGGAAACCCTGGCATTGAAAGTGATTGCGAAGGATTTGGTAAAACGCGCTCAGCCATGCTGAGCTGACAGTTGGGACACTGCACTGGGTAAGGCATCACCGACCCAGTGCAGTCTTTTTATTACAGACGCTCGATGATCGTGGCATTCGCCATGCCGCCTGCCTCACACATAGTTTGCAAACCATAGCGCAAGCCGCGATCTTTCAACGCATATATCAGCGTCGTCATTAAACGGGCACCACTGGCTCCCAGTGGATGCCCTACCGCAATCGCCCCACCGTTCACGTTCAACTTTTCGGGATCAGCGTCCATACCCTGCAGCCAGGCCAGAGGAACCGGCGCAAACGCTTCGTTCACCTCATACAGATCGATATCACTGATCGAGAGACCGGCCTTTTTCAGGGCCATTTGCGATGCGGGAATCGGCGCTTCCAGCATAATGACCGGGTCGTGCCCCAATACCGACATCTGATGAACTCGCGCCAGCGGCTGAACACCCAAACGCTTCAGGCCGTTTTCATTCACGACCAACAGCGCAGACGCACCATCGCAAATCTGACTGGCATTGGCCGCACTGATACGACCACCCTCTTGCAGCAGTTTGACACCGCCAATGCTTTCCAGCGTGGAATTGGCACGAATGCCCTCGTCGCTGACATGCTGAACCACACTGCCATCTTCCAGCGTAACTTCCAGAGGGAGAATCTGCTCCGTGAACGCCCCGGCCTCGGTGGCCGCCGCAGCCAACTGGTGACTGCGCAGCGCGAAGCGATCCAGCGTCTCACGGTCAAAGCCGTATTTTTCCGCCAGCATTTCCGCGCCGACAAACTGACTGAAGGGCTTGGGATACCGGGCGTTTAAGCCTGGACTGCGGTAAGTGCCGAAGCCGTGCTTTTCCGCCAGTGTCCAGGGCAGCCCCATGGGCACACGAGTCATGCTTTCCACACCCGCAGCCACCACGACATCCTGAATACCACTCATTACCGACGCCGCCGCAAAATGCAATGACTGCTGCGAAGAACCACATTGACGATCCACCGTGGTGCCGGGAACACTCTCCGGCAGCCCAGCCGCCAGCGCCGCCATACGGCCAATGTTAGCGCCCTGTTCGCCACCCGGGCAGGCACAGCCCATAATGACATCCTCAACCAGCGATGGATCGGCATCCACTTTATCCAACATGCCTTTCACCACCGCGCCGGCGAGATCTACCGGGTGCCAGCCCGCGAGTCGTCCTCCACGGCGACCGCCGGCGCTGCGCGCGGCAGCAACAATATACGCTTGCGACATCTGCTTTTCCTTTTCCTGTTACAGCTTGGGATTGACGCACTCAAGAGAAGAGTGCCAGTATTACGAATATTAACCTGTAGTGCAGAATCCCATTGCCAAAGATTCTTGTCAAGCGTATTATCCTTTTGGATGAAAGTGGCTAAGGGGCCGAAATACGCCACGTTCAGCGCGATCAGGCAAGACAGAGAACCGGCGTCGCATACACGCAGGCCCAAAGATTTGGATGAACACGTAACACCACCACCTAACGAATAATTTTTAACGATTAAACAGTAGGAATAACGATGATCTCCGACGTAAAACTGGGCATCAGCCTGTACAAATTCCCCAACTTCGGGCCGGAAATTGAACCCCTTGTTGAGTACGTGAAGCTGGCCGAGGATATGGGCTTTGAACACGTTCGTCTTCTCGATCATGTCGTCGGCATTGTGGCCGAGCGCCACGGCGGCATCGCACAAACCCCTTACACGGATAAAAGCATCATCCGCGAATGTTTTACGCTGATGGCTTACCTGTCAGCCGTTACCGACAAAATCCGCTTTATGACAGCGGTACTCGGCCTGCCCCAGCGCCAGACAGTTCTGGTCGCCAAACAGGCTGCCGAAGTCGACATTCTGTCTAAAGGTCGCCTGACCATGGGCGTCGCCGTGGGCTACAACCCGCTGGAGTTCGCCGCCATGGGCGAAGATTTTAAAACCCGCGGCAAGCGCTTCGAAGAACAGATCGACGTGATGCGCCGCCTGTGGATCGACCGCGATGTGAGCTACAAAGGTGAATGGCACGAGTTCCAGGACGTGAGCCTGTCGCCCCGCCCCATTCAACGCCCGATTCCCCTGTACTTCGGTATGGGCCGCAAAATTGCGCCGATTCCGCCCGATGTCGTTCTGCGTCGCGTTGGCCGCCTGGCGGATGGCTGGCTGCCCATCTTCGGTCCTGACGCCGAAGGTCAGAAAGCCGTGGACACCGTCTTTGCGGCAGCACGTGAAGCGGGTCGAGATCCCTCTGAGCTGACCATGTGCATGAGCATCGATGTGCCCGATCCGAAAGATCCCTCGTTCATCGACGATATCAAACGCCGCCGCGACTTTGGCGCCTCTCAGATCACTCTCAACCTGCTCGGCACCTCAGCCAGCGAACAGATTGAAAACCTCAGACAGGTTAATGAAACCCTGAACAAACACGGATGAATGCGCTGTGGCAAATGAACTGAATTACCCTGAAATCCGCGAGGCGGTCGCCAAACTCTGCGAGCAATTTCCCGGTGAATACTGGCGTGAACTGGACGAGCGTCACGCCTACCCCACCGAGTTTGTCGACACGCTGACTCAATCTGGCTACCTGTCGGTGATGATTCCCGAAGAGTACGGCGGCTCCGGCCTGCCTCTCGGTGCCGCCTGCGCCATTCTGGAAGAAATCCAGCGTGCCGGCTGCAACGGTGGCGCCTGCCACGCCCAGATGTACACCATGGGTACGCTGCTGCGCCACGGCAGTGAGGAACAGAAACAACGTTATCTGCCCAAAATTGCCACTGGCGAAATCCGCCTTCAGGCTTTTGGGGTGACCGAGCCGACCAGCGGCACCGATACAACCCGCATTCGCACCCAGGCGGTTCGCGATGGCGACGACTATGTGGTGAACGGGCAAAAAGTGTTTATCTCGCGCAGCGAGCACTCCGACCTGATGGTTCTGTTGGTCCGCACGACGCCTCGCGACCAGTGCGCCAAACGCACCGATGGCATGTCGGTCCTGCTGGTGGACATGAATGAAGCTCTGAACAATGGCATGACGATTCGCCCCATCAAAACCATGATGAATCACGCCACGACTGAGCTGTTCTTCGACAATCTCCGCGTACCGGTCAGCAACCGCATCGGGGAGGAAGGCAAAGGCTTTGCCTACATCATTGACGGTATGAACGCCGAGCGTATTCTGATCGCCTCCGAGTGTATCGGCGATGCCCGCTATTTTATCGAGAAAGCCAAACACTATGCCTGCGAGCGCGAGGTGTTCGGCCGCCCCATCGGGCAGAACCAGGGCATTCAGTTTCCCATCGCCCGCGCCCATATCCAGACGGAAGCCGCTGCGGCTGTGCTGGATCAGGCAATCAGCCGCTTTGAGAACGCCCAGCCCTGTGGCTCGGAAGCTAACATGGCCAAGCTGTTGGCCTCGGAAGCGTCCTGGCAGGCTGGCGATACCTGCATCCAGACCCATGGCGGCTACGGCTTTACACAGGAATACGATATTGAGCGCAAGTTCCGGGAGACCCGCCTGTATCAGGTTGCGCCCATATCGACAAACCTGATTCTGTCGCATATCGGCACCCACGAACTCGGCATGCCGAGGTCGTTCTGAGCCGCGCATGACAGACGCGCCTCTCAAAGGCCTATTGGTCGTTTCCCTCGAGCAGGCCGTCGCGGCACCCTACTGCTCCT comes from Spongiibacter tropicus DSM 19543 and encodes:
- a CDS encoding NAD(P)H-dependent flavin oxidoreductase translates to MANAVCELLGIAYPIIQGGMQWVGRAELASAVSNAGGLGILTGLTQPTPDALRDEIARCREMTDKPFGVNMTLFPSINPPPYSDYIDAIIDSGVQIVETAGNEAIEFWPRLKAADITVIHKCVAVRHALKAQSLGVDAISIDGFECAGHPGEEDVPGLVLIPAAAAALDIPVIASGGIADGRGMAAALALGAQGVNMGTRFCATLEAPIHDNIKQALINASERDTRLIFRSLRNTARVLSNVVSNEVLSIENQPGGCVFEDIRHLVAGGRGREALLSGDANGGVITAGMVAGLIDDIPGCAQLLKRMMVECREELARAQARLPML
- the queF gene encoding NADPH-dependent 7-cyano-7-deazaguanine reductase QueF (Catalyzes the NADPH-dependent reduction of 7-cyano-7-deazaguanine (preQ0) to 7-aminomethyl-7-deazaguanine (preQ1) in queuosine biosynthesis), with the translated sequence MSLHGPLGSQVEYPEQYSPDVLHPIPRLDGRSRLNVQGDLPFAGVDIWNAYEMSWLNERGKPLVACGEFHFPADSPNIIESKSFKLYLNSFNQGRWASTDAVQKTLQNDLSAACGAPVTVVLHRPAAWPGGLGIDAMRGQCLDEQDIEMRDYQPDAALLACHDDRQLAQSYYSHLLRSRCPVTGQPDWASVHICCDGPRLDEAALLRYLVSFRQQNDFHEQCVEQIFCDIWRQCQPESLTVYARYLRRGGLDINPWRSSDPSAKPLNSREFRQ
- a CDS encoding enoyl-CoA hydratase/isomerase family protein produces the protein MVASSSADTPQVTVERNEHDVVVLTLNRPQARNAVSFDLWNDLDAAVREISQASPPRAVVLAAAGGFFCAGGDLKTPPSRGEGALAPAARLELGQQVMHRLRSLPVPVIAAVEGGAIGMGWSLALACDLIIASDEAKFSAPFLRLGLVPDGGFIWFLRKQLGVYRAAEILFSERVVTAQEALSLGLLSRLAPAGQATVQAVEMASAFGAGNRHSVEMAKRLLNTAESSELSQHSALELSFGTLSQTGEEVARVRAEAAARKQQKNA
- a CDS encoding flavin reductase family protein — protein: MLFDMRELSLIKRYKILNSTITPRPIAWITTVSEDGTRNAAPYSFFNAVGDEPPMVVLGLLKDPASGGMKNTASNIAATGEFVVNLVCEADAEKMNMTSIDAPADLDELEYANIETLPSTAVTPERIASSPVSFECRSLEMLEIGPRQTIVIGEILVTHIKDEFILDPDKVYLDTPAMNLIGRVHGSGWYARGTDLFKMDRPKPLPKD
- a CDS encoding acyl-CoA dehydrogenase family protein — its product is MTASNTAAPASQTAINSDLASAKHCLEQAQSAVNKALGSIKSLCSTSGEFDNAIMDDYQLASYDLAFCTAELSAADIMLNYASEAGEQDSLAPETSLAFIAEALHSVYSRLISRAAELKLSRKDLLQAFGEDSLNQLLERYLNGSAVAALGEAIMQRSHARLPSLLDEEKEMVREAFSRFGDDVVAPLAEEIHRKDLDIPDSILKPAAELGCFGTSIPERFGGLMPDDRTDSLGMIVVTEELSRASLGAAGSLITRPEIAAKALLSGGTDAQQQHWLPRLASGETLCAISITEPNFGSDVASISLKATPTDGGWLLNGSKTWCTFAGKANLLLTLARSNPDPKLGHKGLSLFLVEKPSDTGHEFSHQQANGGKLSGKAISTIGYRGMHSFDLFFEDYFVPADNLIGGKDGEGKAFYYTMAGFSGGRIQTAARATGVMQAAFERALSYAGERKVFGKAIGEYQLTRVKLGRMLATLTASRQFSYQVARMMDDGKGQMEASLVKLFSCRAAEWVAREAMQIHGGMGYAEESAVSRYFIDARVLSIFEGAEETLALKVIAKDLVKRAQPC
- a CDS encoding ABC transporter ATP-binding protein, which produces MSKALKIKGLRKVYDNGFEALKGIDLEVQEGDFFALLGPNGAGKSTTIGIICSLVKKTAGSVEVFGHSIDSELALAKKEIGVVPQEFNFSNFETVWDIVVNQAGYYGLSRDLACERAETYLKQLDLWDKRHTASRMLSGGMKRRLMIARALVHQPRLLILDEPTAGVDIELRRSMWTFLQEINRQGTTIILTTHYLEEAESLCRHIAIIDHGEIAENTEMKSLLKQLQRETFVLDTLQSVPDDIQLAGFDTQKTDDHMLEVAVEKGASLNAVFAALSAQGIEVTSMRNKANRLEELFVSLLANKN
- a CDS encoding PA2817 family protein; protein product: MNSRSHYFLNLVEQLARQCKNGLPGHGGHSEDAISNTIDTVEQLTSRMAQGEDSAAQGQALISQIIAHFPDIAAIMHRDLLWCFGGDCLHFLSDDELARYQQLEERYYEDCGAEDSAETGLYRDLRAKVFGMH
- a CDS encoding ABC transporter permease; the encoded protein is MTAREQWIAFFTIIRKEIRRFLRIWMQTLLPPAITMSLYFIIFGTLIGSRIGEMGGFSYMQFVVPGLIMMSVITNSYSNVVSSFFAAKFQRFVEEILVSPMSNNTVLWGYVLGGVARGLLVGLIVTLLSLFFTKMHIHHLWVTVGIVLMTSVMFSLAGFINAVYANNFDDVSIVPVFVLTPLTYLGGVFYSVDLLPDFWAGVSRLNPMLYIVNAFRYGVLGVSDVNVGTAFLMVAVFTLLAYAYCMHLLNSGKRLRQ